A segment of the Cydia splendana chromosome 16, ilCydSple1.2, whole genome shotgun sequence genome:
TATATACTcccttttcattgttatgtacATGAAAATAATCCTTACTAATAGCACCCGTTCAAGGTATGTTGTGACGGATTGGCAACTAcagaaccctacactgagcgtGACCCGACATACtcttgtttattaaataaattttcacaTGATATTCTTAGAACTTCTATATGGAACacctacatacataatacatatcgTCATACCacataaaataggtaggtagttagGTGGTACTACTGTGTGTAAAGTGTGTACGAATTCACAAACATTTCTTTCATTGGCACAATATGTTTAGTCATAATTTAATTCTTCATCGAGACGAATAACGCGACAAGCCTTCTTCGAGTGAATCTCCACACACTCAATGGTTGTGCGGCGTCCTGTTGTTCTCTTCGGCGTTACGCGTTGTGTTGTTGTTCTCTTTGCCTTTACGcgttgtgttgttgttgttttaatTTCTGTCGTAACTGTCGTGGTATTTGCTTTTGTAACTTTTGAAGTAGTTTCTTGAATTCGTTTAGTTTTTCGTTTCTTTCGGTCTAGAAGCTTATATGAGTGTGATTTAGTTGAAGGAGTAAAACTATCGGTAATGTCAGATCGTTTATTATATTCACACTCCACTCGCTCGTCTCTGTCTTGACAATTTAGCCCTTGCTTAGTAAATTGCTTGGTCGCTTCATTATCGTTAggttttttcttgtttttattgtaaCCACACACCGTCCTGTTGTCGAAAATATCACATTTGCTATCATCATAGTCGTAGGGGCAGCAACTTTTTGAAAAATTTGAAGAACAACAGTTCCCTGGGATATTGACAGCAGTTTGAGTAGTGGGTTCTTCGACAGCAGTTTGAGTAGTGGGTTCTTCAACAGCAGTTTGTCTTGTAGCAGTGGATTGTCGTGTAGTCTCAGTTTTGGGTTTAGGCGTAGTGCTGGTGATTTTTTCTGGAGTTTCAGTTGTACGTTTAGTCGTGGTAATGCTAGTTTTCGTTGTTGTTTCGGTGCTCGTTTTTATCGTAGCTTTAGAGGTAATCTTTTCTGTAGTTACAGTCGTAGAAATTACTGGTTTTCTAGTCGTGAGTTCTTGTGTAGACTGGTCAGTAACAGGAGATCCTTTATCATATCCACACTCTAAGCGATCATTTACAAGCCAACAAATAAGACCATACTTAACTGTAGTCGTTTCAATAACTGTTGGTTTTTCCTGATTTTTATTGTAACCACACAATGTCCTGTTGTCAGAGATCTCACATTTGTTGTTATCGTAGTCATAAGGACAGCACCTCTTTGATAAGTCAGAGGAACAGCATCTTCCAGGCGTGTTGTCTGTTTCACTGCGAAGATTATGTCTGCCTGGTGTGAGTCCTTGAGGCAAGTCCGAAGTAGTTGTAGGAGAGTAGGTCGTAGAACTCGTATTAGAGACGTTCACTGTAGCCATAAAGTTCCTGGTTGGAGCACTATATGCAAGAGTCATGCTCatctaaaaaaaagtttaagaaAACTTCACCGAGTGGTTTTGGGTATTAGAATATATTAAGTTTCAAGAAGGCCAAAAATGAAAAGGTTAATGTCTAATGATGTGATAGCCATATGCCTCGATATACCGGCAAATAACCACGATTCAACGAGCAGCTGAGACTGAGACGCCTGGAAAAATACACTGGCAATGTTGAGTCGAGACTGACTGAGGATAACTCGTAAGTAATTGAAAGAATTTGGTTTGTAAAGTcattaataaaaatgcattgTACCATAAATATAGTGATATGGCGGCCTTTCATGTCTCGCCAACTCACTATTGATAAGAAGGCAACTGGAAAAAGTAATTATAAAACACTTATTTTAGAAGCTTACTATTATAACTTGTTTAATTGTGCATGTCTACAAAACATGGGCATCTTTATGGCTCTTAGTATATATAATCAATGTGTTACATAGTTATttgtataaatgtataaataatgaTACGCTTACATATTTGCCGGTATAGTCCAACAAAACTAAGTGTTTTGAGAGTTTGAAAGCCTACAGATAGGTAGTACCTACATTACTAAATCTAGCTAAAATAATTGTTAAtggttataaatattataataatgtttGCAATTTTTGCACTGCACTGAATATAGTGACTATTTCTACAGATACGAAATTTATTGAGGTTTAGTATTAGCTTCCGGATTAAGAATGTCAGTTCCTTTCTCATATCCACACTCAACACGTTCCTCTACAACCCGACAATCCAGACCCATCTTAGTAACGTGAACTGGAACGCTATCAGGTTTCTTCTGGTTCTTGTTGTAGCCACACAACTTCCTACTGTCTATGCTTTCACATTTATTGACATCATAATCATACGGGCAACACTTTTTTGACGGATCAGTGCAGCACTTCCCTGGAGTATTTTCTTCCAGATTTCGAAGGATAGGTTTGTCCGGAGTTGAAGAGTCACTCAAAGTGGAACTAATCGTAGAATTCACGGAAACTGTGATATTTTCAAAGGGAGCACTGTAGGTTAAAGCCACGGTcatctgaaaataaaataaaataaagtaatccACATCTCCCAAAATGGTAGGAATGTGAATTCAGATGTA
Coding sequences within it:
- the LOC134798300 gene encoding mucin-5AC-like; the protein is MKGRHITIFMMSMTLAYSAPTRNFMATVNVSNTSSTTYSPTTTSDLPQGLTPGRHNLRSETDNTPGRCCSSDLSKRCCPYDYDNNKCEISDNRTLCGYNKNQEKPTVIETTTVKYGLICWLVNDRLECGYDKGSPVTDQSTQELTTRKPVISTTVTTEKITSKATIKTSTETTTKTSITTTKRTTETPEKITSTTPKPKTETTRQSTATRQTAVEEPTTQTAVEEPTTQTAVNIPGNCCSSNFSKSCCPYDYDDSKCDIFDNRTVCGYNKNKKKPNDNEATKQFTKQGLNCQDRDERVECEYNKRSDITDSFTPSTKSHSYKLLDRKKRKTKRIQETTSKVTKANTTTVTTEIKTTTTQRVKAKRTTTQRVTPKRTTGRRTTIECVEIHSKKACRVIRLDEELNYD